One Saccharopolyspora erythraea NRRL 2338 genomic region harbors:
- a CDS encoding MCE family protein — protein sequence MPRRDRLAAETRAGAGGAARRRRVAAASAALALLVTAGCGQGGLYELPLPGGADVGERPYRLTVGFADVLDLVPQSGVKVDDIAVGKVESVELAPDGRTAQVTVVVNGDVDLPANAVARLRQSSLLGEKFVELAPSDVESPRGRLADGARIPAARNDRSPEVEEVFGALSLLLNGGGIGQIQNINQELNDALGGNESAARQLLGNLDTFIGGLDEHRGEITRALDGVNRLAATLERDKPLIDTTLTDLSPGIDALSQQREALVAMLKSLGELSDVSVDTVNRSKDDLVADLRALEPTLRRLAESGDRLPRAMQTLLTFPFPDEALNALRGDYLNSYLTFDARTVGPVGGRGGAP from the coding sequence ATGCCCCGACGTGATCGGCTCGCCGCGGAGACCCGGGCCGGCGCAGGTGGCGCGGCGCGGCGGCGCCGGGTCGCCGCGGCGAGCGCGGCGCTGGCCCTGCTGGTGACCGCGGGATGCGGGCAGGGCGGCCTCTACGAACTGCCGCTGCCGGGCGGCGCGGACGTCGGCGAGCGTCCGTACCGCCTGACGGTCGGCTTCGCCGACGTCCTGGACCTGGTGCCGCAGTCCGGGGTCAAGGTCGACGACATCGCGGTCGGCAAGGTCGAGTCGGTCGAGCTCGCGCCGGACGGCCGCACCGCGCAGGTCACCGTCGTGGTCAACGGTGATGTGGACCTGCCCGCCAACGCCGTCGCACGGCTGCGGCAGTCCAGCCTGCTGGGTGAGAAGTTCGTCGAGCTGGCTCCGTCCGATGTGGAGTCGCCGCGGGGCAGGCTGGCCGACGGGGCGCGGATCCCGGCCGCCCGCAACGACCGCAGCCCCGAGGTCGAGGAGGTCTTCGGCGCGCTGTCCCTGCTGCTCAACGGCGGCGGCATCGGCCAGATCCAGAACATCAACCAGGAGCTCAACGACGCGCTGGGCGGCAACGAGAGCGCGGCCAGGCAGCTGCTGGGCAACCTCGACACCTTCATCGGCGGACTGGACGAGCACCGGGGCGAGATCACCAGGGCGCTCGACGGGGTCAACCGGCTGGCCGCCACCCTGGAGCGGGACAAGCCGCTGATCGACACCACCCTCACCGACCTGTCCCCGGGTATCGACGCGCTCTCCCAGCAGCGGGAGGCGCTGGTGGCGATGCTGAAGTCGCTGGGCGAGCTGAGCGACGTCTCGGTGGACACGGTCAACCGCAGCAAGGACGACCTGGTTGCCGACCTGCGGGCGCTGGAGCCCACGCTGCGCCGCCTCGCCGAGTCCGGCGACCGGCTGCCCCGTGCCATGCAGACGCTGCTGACGTTCCCGTTCCCCGACGAGGCGCTCAACGCCCTGCGGGGCGACTACCTGAACTCCTATCTGACGTTCGACGCGCGCACCGTGGGGCCCGTGGGCGGCCGGGGAGGTGCGCCCTGA
- a CDS encoding MCE family protein: protein MPERKHRRTARGRRFLRWGVVALVPVLMAGAGWLALDVHGGKRVTAHFTTAVGIYPESDVRVLGVPVGTVESVEPMGDSVRVEMSIDAGVDLPAEPTALVVTPSVVADRYVQLAPAYTGGPRLTDGAEIPVARTATPVELDELFSSLNELTVALGPTGANADGAVDELLRQSARTLSGNGAPLGESIRRLGDLARTIDDSKGDLFTTVDKLSAFTAVLAANDEQAGHALDQLASISEVLAADRGDLGAALAELNEAVAAVQGFIRDNRGRVRTNVDKLAVVSGLLAEQKASLAEALDTAPNALTNVVEAYNPATGTIDARGNLLEFSAQQGPALPLPDAGTMRGGGR, encoded by the coding sequence ATGCCCGAGCGCAAGCACCGCCGCACCGCCCGCGGACGTCGCTTCCTGCGTTGGGGAGTCGTCGCGCTGGTGCCGGTGCTGATGGCAGGCGCGGGCTGGCTCGCGCTGGACGTCCACGGCGGCAAGCGGGTCACCGCCCACTTCACCACCGCGGTCGGCATCTACCCGGAGTCCGACGTCCGGGTGCTCGGCGTGCCGGTCGGCACGGTGGAGTCGGTGGAGCCCATGGGCGACAGCGTCCGGGTCGAGATGAGCATCGACGCCGGCGTCGACCTCCCGGCCGAGCCGACGGCGCTGGTCGTCACGCCGAGCGTGGTCGCCGACCGGTACGTGCAACTGGCCCCCGCCTACACCGGCGGGCCGAGGCTGACCGACGGTGCCGAGATCCCCGTCGCCCGCACCGCGACACCGGTCGAGCTGGACGAGCTGTTCAGCAGCCTCAACGAGCTGACCGTCGCGCTGGGACCCACCGGTGCCAACGCCGACGGCGCCGTGGACGAACTGCTGCGGCAGAGCGCGCGGACGCTATCGGGCAACGGTGCACCGCTGGGCGAGTCGATCCGCCGGCTGGGGGACCTGGCGCGGACCATCGACGACTCCAAGGGCGACCTGTTCACCACCGTCGACAAGCTGAGCGCCTTCACCGCGGTGCTGGCCGCCAACGACGAGCAGGCGGGGCACGCCCTGGACCAGCTCGCTTCCATCAGTGAGGTGCTGGCCGCCGACCGCGGTGACCTCGGTGCCGCGCTGGCCGAGCTGAACGAGGCGGTGGCCGCGGTGCAGGGCTTCATCCGCGACAACCGCGGCCGCGTCCGGACCAATGTGGACAAGCTCGCGGTGGTCAGCGGTCTGCTCGCCGAGCAGAAGGCGTCGCTGGCCGAGGCGCTGGACACCGCGCCGAACGCGCTGACCAACGTGGTCGAGGCCTACAACCCGGCCACGGGGACGATCGACGCGCGGGGCAACCTCCTGGAGTTCTCCGCCCAGCAGGGTCCCGCGCTGCCGTTGCCCGACGCGGGCACGATGCGGGGAGGTGGGCGCTGA
- a CDS encoding MCE family protein, protein MRGLAAPLVKGAIFLFVTLVATATLGVTIANVGMGDKVAYTARFTDATSLNPGDDVRMAGVRIGEVEAVEVADRRFAEVTFAVDAHRAVSRHATAAIRYRNMVGQRYLSLDQGPLPMDRVLAPGAHIPLERTRPAVDLTAMFNGFKPLFQALSPEDVNKLSFEIVQVLQGEGGTVDSLLRHTASLTSTLAERDRVIGEVIANLNAVLDTINAKGDQLATLVTTTQRLVQGLAADAEPIGDAVGGMGELTSSTAALLEEGRKPLKDGIVTLGELSRNLADNTPIFERFLGNLPTKYDRIGRTASYGSWLNFYLCSVSSDAEPAPGGPPVGRPVEQARCLR, encoded by the coding sequence ATGAGAGGACTGGCCGCTCCGCTGGTCAAGGGCGCGATCTTCCTGTTCGTCACCCTCGTGGCTACGGCGACGCTGGGGGTGACCATCGCCAACGTCGGGATGGGCGACAAGGTCGCCTACACCGCCCGGTTCACCGACGCGACCTCGCTCAACCCCGGCGACGACGTCCGCATGGCGGGCGTGCGCATCGGCGAGGTCGAGGCCGTTGAGGTCGCCGACCGGCGCTTCGCCGAGGTCACCTTCGCCGTCGACGCGCACCGCGCGGTCTCCCGGCACGCCACCGCGGCCATCCGCTACCGCAACATGGTCGGCCAGCGGTACCTGTCGCTCGACCAGGGTCCGCTGCCGATGGACCGCGTGCTCGCCCCCGGCGCGCACATCCCGCTGGAGCGCACCCGTCCCGCGGTGGACCTGACCGCGATGTTCAACGGGTTCAAGCCGCTGTTCCAGGCGCTGTCGCCGGAGGACGTCAACAAGCTCTCGTTCGAGATCGTGCAGGTGCTGCAGGGCGAGGGCGGCACCGTCGACAGCCTGCTGCGCCACACCGCGTCGCTGACGTCCACGCTGGCCGAGCGCGACCGGGTCATCGGCGAGGTGATCGCGAACCTGAACGCGGTCCTGGACACCATCAACGCCAAGGGCGACCAGCTCGCCACGCTGGTCACCACGACCCAGCGGCTGGTCCAGGGGCTGGCCGCCGACGCCGAGCCGATCGGCGACGCGGTCGGCGGCATGGGCGAGCTGACCTCCAGCACCGCGGCCCTGCTGGAGGAGGGCAGGAAGCCGCTGAAGGACGGCATCGTCACGCTCGGCGAGCTGTCCAGGAACCTCGCCGACAACACGCCGATCTTCGAGCGGTTCCTCGGCAACCTGCCCACCAAGTACGACCGCATCGGACGGACCGCGTCCTATGGCTCGTGGCTGAACTTCTACCTGTGCTCGGTGTCCTCCGACGCCGAGCCCGCGCCCGGCGGACCACCGGTCGGCCGCCCCGTCGAGCAAGCGAGGTGCCTGCGGTGA
- a CDS encoding DUF6801 domain-containing protein, with the protein MAVRAAALGLAAGVSAAGLSGVTAVAGTASRTTAGTCGFAHGTESVSGEVSAGFPESAAAGTAIRPDGLSVSLVLPASGVERLRAHGVTAVGGTVGVRIAVRRGDAGRDVSTVPVPVAATPLPASGELRLAVRPEFPAVAVDGPGEVVFELHGVTAVLNPQGQDSDVVCAPVPGEPAVLAAVRVAGAAGPGADPDPPPVPAAPAGLPVSYWIEDSVTRIAKLGSEMSIGRGRFEARTSLQKPYPVTGEVRLPSAQGYFVTFGFAPVTSTVEMVQGGETVGNLKGITFVNGDIVGEVDTTIQVVVRLHDVRVDGVALDVGPDCRTAAPAAIRVQGKLVFRNNPNGVPPTPFTTAYEIPPFTGCGVAEDLDPLLTGLISGPGNGLSGKLVLRCFNNQNCPPEEA; encoded by the coding sequence GTGGCCGTGCGCGCCGCCGCCCTGGGCCTGGCGGCCGGGGTGTCGGCGGCCGGGCTGAGCGGTGTCACCGCCGTGGCCGGCACGGCCTCGCGCACGACGGCAGGGACGTGCGGGTTCGCCCACGGCACCGAGTCGGTGTCGGGCGAGGTCTCGGCCGGCTTCCCGGAGTCGGCCGCGGCGGGCACGGCCATCCGTCCGGACGGCCTGTCGGTTTCGCTGGTGCTACCGGCGTCCGGGGTCGAACGGTTGCGCGCCCACGGGGTCACCGCTGTCGGCGGCACCGTCGGTGTCCGGATCGCGGTGCGCCGCGGAGATGCCGGCCGGGACGTCTCCACCGTCCCCGTGCCGGTCGCCGCGACGCCACTGCCGGCCTCCGGCGAGCTGCGGCTCGCGGTTCGGCCGGAGTTCCCCGCGGTGGCGGTCGACGGCCCCGGCGAGGTCGTTTTCGAGCTGCACGGCGTCACCGCCGTCCTGAACCCGCAGGGGCAGGACTCCGACGTCGTGTGCGCACCGGTGCCCGGCGAGCCGGCCGTGCTGGCCGCGGTCCGGGTGGCGGGAGCGGCCGGACCCGGCGCGGACCCCGACCCGCCGCCGGTCCCGGCTGCTCCCGCCGGTCTTCCGGTGTCGTACTGGATCGAGGACTCGGTCACCAGGATCGCCAAGCTCGGCTCCGAGATGTCCATCGGGCGCGGCAGGTTCGAGGCGCGGACGTCACTGCAGAAGCCCTACCCGGTCACCGGCGAGGTCCGGCTCCCGTCCGCGCAGGGCTACTTCGTCACGTTCGGCTTCGCCCCGGTCACCAGCACGGTCGAGATGGTGCAGGGCGGCGAAACCGTCGGGAACCTCAAGGGGATCACGTTCGTCAACGGAGACATCGTCGGCGAGGTGGACACCACGATCCAGGTCGTCGTCCGGCTCCACGACGTGCGTGTCGACGGCGTCGCGCTGGACGTCGGCCCGGACTGCCGGACCGCCGCCCCGGCAGCGATCCGGGTGCAGGGGAAGCTGGTCTTCCGCAACAACCCCAACGGTGTGCCGCCGACCCCGTTCACCACCGCCTACGAGATCCCACCGTTCACCGGCTGCGGGGTCGCCGAGGACCTGGACCCGCTGCTGACCGGGCTGATCTCCGGTCCTGGCAACGGGTTGAGCGGAAAGCTCGTCCTGCGCTGCTTCAACAACCAGAACTGCCCACCGGAGGAGGCATGA
- a CDS encoding MlaE family ABC transporter permease, with the protein MSAPVAALRNRATGAAREFGRMFALGLDVAVLMFRRPFQFREFVQQFWFIASVSITPAILVSIPFGAVISLQLGTLTAQIGAKSFNGAASVLAVVQQASPIVTTLVIAGAGGSAICADLGSRTIREEIAAMEVLGVSPVQRLIVPRVLAAVLTAMLLNGLVSVVGVAGGYFFNVIVQDGTPGAYLASFNALAQLPDLWVSTFKALIFGFLAGVVAAYRGLNPRGGSKGVGDVVNQSVVITFLLLFFVNTVITALYLQLVPAKGT; encoded by the coding sequence GTGAGCGCCCCGGTGGCGGCCCTGCGGAACCGGGCGACCGGCGCAGCGCGCGAGTTCGGCCGGATGTTCGCGCTGGGACTCGACGTCGCGGTGCTGATGTTCCGGCGCCCGTTCCAGTTCCGGGAGTTCGTGCAGCAGTTCTGGTTCATCGCCAGCGTGTCGATCACCCCGGCGATCCTGGTCTCGATCCCGTTCGGCGCGGTCATCTCGCTGCAACTGGGCACGCTGACCGCGCAGATCGGCGCGAAGTCGTTCAACGGGGCCGCGAGCGTGCTCGCGGTCGTGCAGCAGGCCAGCCCGATCGTCACCACCCTGGTGATCGCGGGCGCCGGCGGCTCGGCCATCTGCGCCGACCTGGGGTCGCGGACCATCCGGGAGGAGATCGCCGCCATGGAGGTGCTCGGCGTGTCCCCGGTGCAGCGGCTGATCGTGCCCCGGGTGCTGGCGGCGGTGCTGACCGCGATGCTGCTCAACGGGCTGGTCAGCGTCGTGGGCGTGGCGGGCGGCTACTTCTTCAACGTCATCGTGCAGGACGGCACCCCCGGCGCCTACCTGGCCAGCTTCAACGCGCTCGCCCAGCTCCCGGACCTGTGGGTGAGCACGTTCAAGGCGCTCATCTTCGGTTTCCTGGCCGGGGTGGTGGCCGCCTACCGCGGTCTCAACCCCCGGGGTGGTTCCAAAGGGGTCGGGGACGTGGTGAACCAGTCGGTGGTCATCACCTTCCTCCTGCTGTTCTTCGTCAACACCGTGATCACCGCGCTGTACCTGCAGCTGGTGCCTGCGAAGGGGACGTGA
- a CDS encoding MCE family protein, producing MSRLATQFAGLVFMVILALLLWFAVAVYEKRFTPVSTVMLRTDRIGNQMELNAEVKARGVPFGTVRAVRTSGDGAEIELAMDTARIGRLPSNVSARLVPKTLFGERYVDLVLPAEPDRRALAAGDTITQDRSENAIELERVLGDVLPLLRAVQPEKLAASLGSISMALDGRGEPLGESVRQLNDLLAQVNPLMPRLRADISGLADVADVYQRAAPDVLRALADLSVTGRTIAEQRSELDALYSDVTSTSVGLTEFLRQNGENFIGVSESSRPTLELLARYSPEYPCLFDAVNRFTPLMVEALGKGTNEPGLHVELTVQPPRGKYRPGADDPVYDATGGPRCYPPGAGPAGGVATSSAPVAGSEYETRLISELLAPGMGVHPREVPAWNGLLVGPLLRGAEVTLR from the coding sequence ATGAGCAGGCTCGCAACGCAGTTCGCCGGTCTGGTTTTCATGGTGATCCTGGCGCTGCTGCTCTGGTTCGCGGTCGCGGTCTACGAGAAGCGTTTCACCCCGGTGAGCACGGTGATGCTTCGCACCGATCGCATCGGCAACCAGATGGAGCTCAACGCTGAAGTCAAGGCGCGCGGAGTGCCGTTCGGCACCGTGCGCGCGGTGCGCACCAGCGGGGACGGCGCCGAGATCGAGCTGGCGATGGACACGGCGAGAATCGGCCGGCTGCCGAGCAACGTCTCGGCCCGGTTGGTGCCCAAGACGCTGTTCGGCGAGCGCTACGTCGACCTGGTCCTGCCAGCGGAACCGGACCGGCGCGCGCTCGCCGCGGGTGACACGATCACCCAGGACCGGTCGGAGAACGCGATCGAGCTGGAGCGGGTGCTCGGCGACGTCCTGCCGCTGCTGCGCGCGGTGCAGCCGGAGAAGCTCGCCGCGTCGCTGGGCTCGATCTCGATGGCACTGGACGGGCGCGGTGAGCCGCTGGGCGAGAGCGTGCGGCAGCTCAACGACCTGCTCGCGCAGGTCAACCCGCTCATGCCCCGGCTGCGGGCCGACATCAGCGGACTGGCCGACGTCGCCGACGTCTACCAACGCGCGGCGCCGGACGTCCTGCGCGCGCTGGCCGATCTCTCGGTCACCGGCCGCACCATCGCCGAGCAGCGATCCGAACTGGACGCGCTGTACTCCGACGTCACCTCGACGTCGGTGGGGCTGACCGAGTTCCTGCGGCAGAACGGGGAGAACTTCATCGGCGTGAGCGAGTCGAGCAGGCCCACGCTGGAGCTGCTGGCGCGGTACTCGCCGGAGTACCCGTGCCTGTTCGACGCGGTGAACCGGTTCACGCCGCTGATGGTGGAGGCGCTCGGCAAGGGGACGAACGAACCCGGCCTGCACGTCGAGCTGACAGTGCAGCCGCCGCGCGGCAAGTACCGGCCCGGCGCCGACGACCCCGTCTACGACGCCACCGGCGGCCCGCGTTGCTACCCGCCCGGCGCCGGTCCCGCGGGCGGCGTCGCGACGAGCTCCGCACCGGTGGCGGGATCGGAGTACGAGACGCGGCTGATCTCCGAGCTGCTGGCACCGGGGATGGGCGTGCACCCGCGGGAGGTCCCCGCCTGGAACGGCCTGCTGGTCGGACCGCTGCTGCGGGGCGCGGAGGTGACGCTGCGATGA
- a CDS encoding MCE family protein, protein MKPFRQRNPVTVGVVGALVMTLIGLGTFFSDELPAIGGGTTYTAEFGEAAGLKPGDEVRVAGVKVGEVRDVALDGARVRVAFRVRDAWLGDRTSASIRIKTLLGQKNLVLDPVGGAELDPAVTIPLERTTSPYDVSDVFGDLAETTGRIDTARLAESFRTLSATLGASAPQDVRSALDGLSALSGTLASRDEELARLLAGTARISTTLGDRSGQFESLIKDGDRLLTELNERREAIGQLFTGTRRLAVELKGLVADNQQTLGPALDQLERVTAVLERNQHNLTESLRRAGPFYRVIGNAVGNGRWIDTYICGLVPAGEPSGSCKPPRAGGR, encoded by the coding sequence GTGAAACCGTTCCGGCAACGAAACCCGGTCACCGTCGGCGTGGTGGGGGCGCTGGTGATGACGCTGATCGGGCTGGGCACGTTCTTCTCCGACGAGCTGCCGGCCATCGGCGGCGGCACCACCTACACCGCCGAGTTCGGCGAGGCGGCCGGGCTCAAGCCGGGCGACGAGGTCCGGGTCGCCGGCGTCAAGGTCGGCGAGGTCCGCGACGTCGCGCTCGACGGGGCCCGCGTGCGGGTGGCCTTCCGGGTCCGCGACGCCTGGCTCGGCGACCGCACCAGCGCCTCGATCCGCATCAAGACGTTGCTGGGGCAGAAGAACCTGGTGCTCGACCCGGTCGGGGGCGCAGAGCTCGACCCCGCGGTGACGATCCCCCTGGAACGGACCACCTCGCCCTACGACGTCAGCGACGTCTTCGGCGACCTGGCCGAGACGACGGGCCGGATCGACACCGCGCGGCTCGCCGAGAGCTTCCGCACGCTGTCGGCGACGCTGGGCGCGTCGGCGCCGCAGGACGTCCGCTCGGCCCTCGACGGTCTTTCCGCGCTGTCCGGCACGCTGGCCTCGCGGGACGAGGAACTGGCCAGGTTGCTGGCGGGCACCGCCCGCATCAGCACCACCCTCGGTGACCGCAGCGGGCAGTTCGAGTCGCTCATCAAGGACGGCGACCGGCTGCTCACCGAGCTCAACGAGCGCCGGGAGGCGATCGGGCAGCTGTTCACCGGCACCCGCCGCCTCGCCGTCGAGCTGAAGGGCTTGGTCGCCGACAACCAGCAGACCCTCGGGCCCGCGCTCGACCAGCTCGAACGGGTCACCGCCGTGCTGGAGCGCAACCAGCACAACCTCACCGAGAGCCTGCGGCGAGCGGGGCCGTTCTACCGCGTGATCGGCAACGCGGTGGGCAACGGCCGCTGGATCGACACCTACATCTGCGGACTGGTGCCCGCGGGCGAGCCGTCCGGCAGTTGCAAGCCACCGAGAGCGGGAGGTCGCTGA
- a CDS encoding VanZ family protein — MDQFGPTVDDLLPVLALPFPLAMLTTAASLVLRSFLGTGSQSRDPFVDGLLLYCGVLVAGLVFSPQPEVAEQTRLYPGADVVTALRAAPGDVAPWVQLVGNLLLLFPLGALAPMRLPVLDSAGRLCAAAFVTACGIELTQLLLVSGRVVSTDDIVLNALGATAGGVLTKRWRRVSRSQHGSAGGGYPVEWLITEIEKERRAADRTPARRT; from the coding sequence GTGGACCAGTTCGGGCCGACCGTCGACGATCTCCTCCCGGTGCTGGCGTTGCCGTTCCCGCTGGCGATGCTGACCACGGCGGCCTCGCTGGTGCTGCGCAGCTTCCTGGGCACCGGCTCGCAGTCGCGAGACCCGTTCGTCGACGGACTGCTGCTCTACTGCGGGGTCCTTGTCGCGGGGCTGGTGTTCTCACCGCAGCCGGAGGTCGCCGAGCAGACCCGGCTGTACCCGGGCGCCGACGTGGTGACGGCGTTGCGGGCCGCTCCCGGCGACGTCGCCCCGTGGGTGCAGCTGGTCGGCAACCTCCTCCTGCTGTTCCCGCTGGGAGCGCTGGCGCCGATGCGGCTGCCGGTCCTGGACTCCGCCGGCCGGCTCTGCGCGGCGGCGTTCGTCACCGCCTGCGGCATCGAGCTGACGCAGCTCCTGCTGGTCAGCGGGCGGGTCGTGTCCACTGACGACATCGTGCTCAACGCCCTGGGGGCGACCGCGGGCGGAGTGCTCACCAAGCGCTGGCGGCGGGTTTCCCGGTCGCAGCACGGCAGTGCGGGCGGCGGTTACCCGGTCGAGTGGCTGATCACCGAGATCGAGAAGGAAAGGCGAGCAGCCGACCGCACCCCCGCGCGCCGCACGTGA
- a CDS encoding MlaE family ABC transporter permease yields MIGIGQRARTVLRRPGDTLYNLGDQLLFYLYALGAAPLAVRRYLREVVRLLAEVTFGSGALAVIGGTIGVILGMCVFTGVTVGLQGFSALNQIGISTLTGFMTAYFNTREIAPLVAGLALSATVGAGFTAQLGAMRISEEIDALEVMAVRSLPYLVTTRIVAGFVAVVPLYVIGLLTSYVASRQVTVWFFGQSGGTYDHYFSLFLPPVDVLWSFGKVLVFSVAVILTHCFYGYRAAGGPAGVGVAVGRAVRTSIVLISVLDLFLSLAIWGANTTVKVAG; encoded by the coding sequence GTGATCGGCATCGGACAGCGCGCCAGGACCGTGCTGCGGCGTCCTGGCGACACCCTGTACAACCTCGGCGACCAGCTGCTGTTCTACCTGTATGCGCTGGGCGCGGCACCGCTGGCGGTGCGCCGGTACCTGCGCGAGGTTGTCCGGCTGCTCGCCGAGGTGACCTTCGGCAGCGGCGCGCTCGCCGTCATCGGCGGCACCATCGGCGTGATCCTGGGTATGTGCGTGTTCACCGGTGTCACGGTGGGCTTGCAGGGCTTCAGCGCGCTGAACCAGATCGGCATCTCCACCCTCACCGGGTTCATGACGGCCTACTTCAACACCAGGGAGATCGCCCCGCTGGTGGCCGGCCTGGCGCTGTCGGCGACGGTGGGTGCCGGGTTCACCGCCCAGCTCGGCGCGATGCGCATCTCCGAGGAGATCGACGCGCTGGAGGTGATGGCGGTGCGCAGCCTGCCCTACCTCGTCACCACCCGGATCGTCGCGGGCTTCGTGGCGGTCGTCCCGCTCTACGTCATCGGCCTGCTGACCTCGTACGTGGCATCGCGACAGGTCACGGTGTGGTTCTTCGGCCAGTCCGGCGGCACCTACGACCACTACTTCTCGCTGTTCCTGCCGCCGGTCGACGTGCTGTGGTCCTTCGGCAAGGTGCTGGTCTTCAGCGTGGCGGTGATCCTGACGCACTGCTTCTACGGCTACCGCGCGGCGGGAGGTCCCGCCGGGGTCGGTGTCGCGGTCGGCCGGGCGGTGCGCACCTCCATCGTGCTCATCAGCGTTCTCGACCTGTTCCTGAGCCTGGCGATCTGGGGTGCCAACACGACGGTGAAGGTGGCGGGATGA
- a CDS encoding MCE family protein produces MLTKGIRRQVLLFLVLALLGVSYVGANYAGLDKLLYDDGYVVRARFASAGGIFTNAEVTYRGVPVGRVGELRLTASGMEADLLIDSAGAGIPADTEAVVANRSAAGEQYVDLRPRRTGGSVLRDGSVIQQADTAIPLPVDRVLSNLDALVESVPKEDLRTVVDELHNATSGAGPHLEGLLDNGIDFIHAAAEHVPQTTRLVTDTETVLRTQLEHSEAIRTFGSQAALLADQLKRSDGDIRALIGAVPPAAREVSALIRESGPGMGLLMANLLTTSEVLEVRQDGLEQLLVMGPKAVAAGSSVVRADGAHFGLSLTFFAPPPCTKGYGGTEYRDGLDVSPGPPLNLEAACTLPYGDPTGVRGSQNAPTPGR; encoded by the coding sequence ATGCTGACCAAGGGCATCCGCAGGCAGGTGCTGTTGTTCCTGGTGCTGGCGCTGCTCGGCGTCAGCTACGTCGGCGCGAACTACGCCGGGTTGGACAAGCTGCTGTACGACGACGGGTACGTGGTCCGCGCCAGGTTCGCCAGCGCGGGCGGCATCTTCACCAACGCCGAGGTGACCTACCGCGGGGTGCCGGTGGGCCGGGTGGGGGAGCTGCGCCTGACCGCGTCGGGAATGGAGGCCGACCTGCTCATCGACTCCGCCGGCGCCGGCATCCCCGCCGACACCGAGGCGGTCGTGGCAAACCGGTCGGCGGCCGGGGAACAGTACGTGGACCTGCGTCCGCGCCGCACCGGCGGTTCGGTGCTGCGAGACGGCTCGGTCATCCAGCAGGCCGACACCGCGATCCCGCTGCCGGTGGACCGCGTGCTGTCCAATCTGGACGCTCTTGTCGAGTCCGTGCCGAAGGAGGACCTGCGCACGGTGGTCGACGAGCTCCACAACGCGACCTCGGGCGCCGGGCCGCACCTGGAGGGCCTGCTGGACAACGGGATCGACTTCATCCACGCCGCGGCCGAGCACGTCCCGCAGACCACGAGGCTCGTCACCGACACAGAGACGGTGCTGCGGACGCAGCTGGAGCACTCCGAGGCCATCCGCACCTTCGGATCGCAGGCCGCCCTGCTGGCCGACCAGCTCAAGCGCTCCGACGGCGACATCCGCGCGCTCATTGGCGCGGTCCCGCCCGCCGCGCGGGAGGTCAGCGCGCTGATCCGGGAGTCGGGACCCGGGATGGGACTGCTGATGGCGAACCTGCTCACCACTTCCGAGGTTCTCGAGGTCCGCCAGGACGGCCTCGAACAGCTCCTCGTGATGGGGCCGAAGGCGGTCGCGGCCGGTTCGTCGGTCGTGCGCGCCGACGGCGCCCACTTCGGACTGTCGCTGACCTTCTTCGCCCCGCCACCCTGCACGAAGGGCTACGGCGGCACCGAGTACCGAGACGGGCTCGACGTCTCCCCGGGACCACCGCTGAACCTCGAAGCGGCGTGCACGCTGCCGTACGGCGACCCGACCGGGGTGCGCGGTTCGCAGAACGCGCCCACGCCGGGGCGGTGA